From one Cynocephalus volans isolate mCynVol1 chromosome X, mCynVol1.pri, whole genome shotgun sequence genomic stretch:
- the LOC134367482 gene encoding emerin-like: MDDCAVVSDPELAALLRYFIPHGNVLGSTDNLLEEEIFKYMTQRRRKLLSSNSSASSYGFSSIQLSKGSLDMYNLPKKEDTLLDQSKGCNDKYYEESYLTTRTSREADSVGTSKGFHQTVTLLADADTFHHQGTPRVRLGQCLPEHRTLPPHFQNLQELPGPVLLSYILILLFFILIFIFLPFMSHPIHHPARKAGP, encoded by the exons ATGGACGACTGTGCGGTTGTGTCGGACCCCGAGCTGGCCGCCCTTCTGCGCTATTTCATCCCGCACGGGAACGTCTTGG GCTCCACTGACAATCTCTTGGAAGAGGAAATCTTCAAGTACATGACCCAAAGGCGGAGGAAGCTTTTGTCCTCTAACTCGTCTGCCTCCTCCTATGGGTTCTCCAGT ATTCAGCTCTCCAAGGGTTCGTTGGATATGTACAATCTGCCCAAGAAAGAAGACACCTTACTTGACCAGAGCAAGG GTTGTAATGACAAGTACTATGAGGAGAGTTACCTGACCACCAGGACTTCCAGGGAGGCTGATTCTGTGGGTACATCCAAGGGATTCCACCAGACGGTGACTTTGCTCGCAGATGCTGACACCTTCCACCACCAG GGAACACCCCGTGTAAGGCTTGGACAGTGCCTACCAGAGCATCGCACACTACCGCCACATTTCCAGAATCTCCAAGAGCTCCCAGGACCTGTCCTATTATCCTACATCCTCATCCTTCTCTTCTTTATCCTCATCTTCATATTCCTGCCTTTCATGTCTCACCCGATACACCATCCAGCCAGGAAAGCAGGCCCTTAG